The following coding sequences are from one Triticum aestivum cultivar Chinese Spring chromosome 5A, IWGSC CS RefSeq v2.1, whole genome shotgun sequence window:
- the LOC123104587 gene encoding uncharacterized protein yields MTGRVHIYFKIQSSRALNSSNMTSFQLLRTCGCDAVSASLSGSSSVELFHPSENLGSYVDDNHTCLVMLVRRLGQDVNDVIIVAAEYRVAWPKPRQDWLLLRVFVLAD; encoded by the exons ATGACG GGTCGTGTTCATATTTACTTCAAGATCCAATCTTCAAGAGCATTGAACTCTTCAAATATGACCAGCTTCCAACTGCTGCGAACTTGTG GTTGTGATGCAGTTAGTGCTTCTTTGAGTGGTTCTTCCTCCGTCGAACTCTTCCACCCCTCGGAGAACCTTGGTTCTTATGTCGACGACAATCACACATGCCTTGTGATGCTGGTGCGTCGGCTTGGTCAGGATGTAAACGACGTCATCATCGTGGCCGCTGAGTACAGGGTTGCATGGCCGAAGCCTCGTCAAGACTGGCTTCTTCTCCGCGTCTTCGTCCTGGCAGATTAG
- the LOC123104586 gene encoding protein DETOXIFICATION 40, whose protein sequence is MATDSKLQSPLLPPPAGSEGEGGGDDEGHGAASKRLESILSDESVPWARRMCAATAVEMRMLVRLAAPAVLVYMINYLMSMSTQIFSGHLGTLELAAASLGNTGIQVFAYGLMLGMGSAVETLCGQAYGANKFDMLGIYMQRSTVLLMATGIPLAVLYAFSRPILILLGESPEIASAAAIFVYGLIPQIFAYAANFPIQKFMQAQSIMAPSAYISTATLAVHLILSYLVVYKFGLGLLGASLMLSISWWIIVIGQFIYIVTSSRCRLTWTGFSIQAFSGLPEFFKLSLASAIMLCLETWYFQILVLIAGLLKDPEMALASLSVCMTISGWVFMISVGFNAAASVRVSNELGAGNPKSAAFSVVVVTVLSFILAAIISIVILFFRDYISYIYTGGDDVAAAVSKLTPLLALTLILNGIQPVLSGVAVGCGWQAFVAYVNVGCYYVVGIPLGCLLGFYFDLGAAGIWSGMIGGTFMQTVILVWVTVRTDWNKEVAEARKRLNKWEGNKMPLLAGQE, encoded by the exons ATGGCCACGGACAGCAAGCTGCAGagcccgctgctgccgccgccggccggcagcgagggcgagggcggcggcgacgacgaggggcACGGGGCGGCCAGCAAGCGGCTGGAGAGCATCCTGAGCGACGAGTCGGTGCCGTGGGCGCGGCGGATGTGCGCGGCGACGGCGGTGGAGATGCGGATGCTGGTCCGCCTTGCCGCGCCGGCCGTGCTGGTGTACATGATCAACTACCTCATGTCCATGTCGACGCAGATCTTCTCGGGCCACCTGGGCACGCtggagctcgccgccgcctccctcggcaACACCGGCATCCAGGTCTTCGCCTACGGCCTCATG CTTGGCATGGGGAGCGCGGTGGAGACTCTATGCGGGCAGGCGTACGGCGCGAACAAGTTCGACATGCTGGGCATCTACATGCAACGCTCCACTGTCCTGCTCATGGCCACCGGCATCCCGCTCGCCGTCCTCTACGCGTTCTCCCGCCCCATCCTCATCCTCCTCGGCGAGTCCCCCGAGATAGCCAGCGCCGCGGCCATCTTCGTCTACGGCCTCATCCCGCAGATCTTTGCCTACGCGGCCAACTTCCCCATACAGAAGTTCATGCAGGCTCAGAGCATCATGGCGCCCAGCGCCTACATCTCCACGGCCACGCTCGCCGTCCACCTCATCCTCAGCTACCTCGTCGTCTACAAGTTCGGGCTGGGGCTTCTGGGCGCCTCGCTCATGCTCAGCATCAGCTGGTGGATCATCGTCATTGGGCAGTTCATCTATATCGTCACCAGCAGCCGGTGCCGCCTCACATGGACTGGGTTCTCCATTCAGGCGTTCTCCGGCTTGCCCGAGTTTTTCAAGCTCTCCCTTGCCTCCGCCATCATGCTCTGCCTGGAGACCTGGTACTTCCAGATACTGGTGCTCATTGCTGGCCTTCTCAAGGACCCCGAAATGGCTCTTGCATCGCTCTCTGTCTG CATGACCATTTCAGGATGGGTGTTCATGATCTCAGTTGGATTCAATGCAGCAGCTAG CGTGAGGGTGAGCAATGAGCTTGGCGCGGGCAACCCCAAGTCGGCGGCGTTCTCGGTGGTGGTGGTGACGGTTCTGTCGTTCATCTTGGCGGCTATAATCTCGATAGTCATCCTGTTCTTCCGTGACTACATCAGTTACATTTACACGGGGGGCGACGatgtggcggcggcggtgtccAAGCTGACGCCGCTCCTGGCGCTCACCCTCATCCTCAACGGCATCCAGCCAGTATTGTCAG GTGTGGCCGTGGGCTGTGGGTGGCAGGCGTTCGTCGCCTACGTCAACGTCGGCTGCTACTACGTCGTCGGCATCCCTCTTGGCTGCCTCCTCGGCTTCTACTTCGACCTCGGTGCGGCG GGCATATGGAGCGGTATGATTGGAGGTACCTTTATGCAGACTGTGATCCTGGTGTGGGTTACCGTGAGGACCGACTGGAACAAAGAG GtggccgaagcgaggaaaagattgAACAAGTGGGAAGGCAACAAGATGCCTCTATTAGCAGGCCAAGAATGA